The Clostridia bacterium genome segment CTGCGGTGCACTGGGATCCAAACCTGAACCAGGTCGTCATCCAGAAATAAACGGCCTCCTCACGAACACCGGGCCTACGAAAAAGACGGCGGCTGAAGTCCTTCAGTCGCCGTCTTAATCCCTATCCCTTCCGCAGTTCTTTTACCTCCATGTAGCGGTCTCTGGCCCAATTATTGTAAAACGGAGTGCCGTCCTGATTTCTGATGCCGTAATAGAAGTGCCGCAACGCTTCGTTGATGTCACCTTTACGTAAATACAGCTCCCCCAAAATCAGGCATAACAGCTGTTCATGTTCCGGCTCCAGCCTAAGATTAGTGTTACCGTAATAAGCCTGATAGTAATTGTCAAAAGCCAGGTTCCAGGACCGGTGGTAGAGTTCCTCATCCCCTACATCCCGGTAGAGCCAGGACAGGGCCAGGTACAGTTTGCCCAGGGCTAAAGGATTCTCTTTTTCCGCTTCCGCAAAATAAATGGCTAGATAGTAGCTGAGAAAAACCCGGTCAATGGAGAGGGGATCGGCCGGCGGCAAAGAAACCTTGCCCTGCAACTGCAAAGCCTTTTCCCGGTAAGGACGCAGCCTTTCCGGGCTGACATGGCCCAGCTTGTCAAAATCGTTATAGTGTTCACTGTACAAGCAGTAAGGACAAGTGCGAATATTATACCAGAGCGGTTCAAAATCCACATAGATTTCCCTTAAATCATTTTCCCGTTTATTCAGTCTTAACTTGCTCATCCTTGGGTTCTTTGCCACAAACTCACCGTCGCACACCGGGCAAGTAACCCGCTTTTCCAATAAGAAATCCTTATCAGTTTCCCGGGCCAAGATCCCGTAGACCTTATGCCCTTCCGGCAGCAGTCCCAGGCGGTCCAAAGGCTGCGCCTGGTCAACAGGAGACGCCACCGCCGGCTCCCCCGCCAGGGCCTCATTGTTGGCCGCCTGCACCGGTTTGATCTCACAAGCCTCCAACAACCGTGCTTCCAACTGCCTGATGCGGCGGCTTAAGGTGGTCATGATGGCAAAAGCCATTTCCGGCACTTCCCGGATTAAGCGCTGGAAATTCTCTTTCGGGATACTGAGCACGATGACATCGGTCTCGGCAATACCGGAGGCACTACGGGGCAAATTATCCAACATGGCCATTTCCCCGAAGAATTCTCCCCGGCCCAGTACGGCAAATTTTTCCTGGACACACTTAAAGGAATTCCCGTATACCGCGACCTCTCCCGAAAGAATGATAAACATCTCGGTGCCGACATCGCCTTCGTAGCAAATGAAATCTCCCTTGGCAAACCGTTTAACCGTACCCAGTTTTTTCAGTTTTTCCAAAACTTCTAGATTCATTTGATCCCTCCGGTATGCACTTGTTTTCCATCTTGCTAAACCGCCGTCATGATCTATGCTATTCATATTTACGCCGCCATGCCCCGGAATACCTGCATCCCTTGAAAATAATGGGTATATAAAAAAGACGGCACCGGGAATCATCCCGTCACCGTCTCCTGCCGCCAAGCTGACCGTCCCACCTAAATGTGCAAAGCCCCTCGCTTCTGCTTGATCACTTGATAAAGGTCCTCCGCCACCTGCTCGGGATCATCCCCCAGCATCACCTTGCCCCCGGTAAGACCCTCCAGACCGGCGGTGAGGACCCGTACCAGCTCCGGCCCTCCCGTCACCGGCGGCACCGGGGAGAGATGGGTGGTCAGCCCAAAAGCCAGAGCAAAAATACCGTCGATGGTGGCTTTTTGTTCCATCCATTCCGGCGCGCTGACCGCCACGGGCAGGTCTTTGGTGTCCACACCCAGGGCTTCGGCCAGGGCGGTCACCAGCATGGAAATGCGCCCCGTATCGGTACAGGTGCCGAAGCTCAAGACCGGCGGGATCTGCAGAGCCCCGCCAATCTCCTTCAGCCCGGGACCGGCGTAGGCCAGGGCCTCCAGATTAGCCAGTCCGGCTACTTCCAGGCCGTGATTGCCGCAGCCCCCGGCAATGACCAGGATATCCCTTTTGATCAGTTCTTTCGCCAGGTTCACGGTCATCCAGTCTTGCGGGCCGTTTTTTAAAGTGGCACAGTTGACGATGGCCACCACGCCCTGGATTTTACCCTGCTTGATCACCTCCAGCAGTGGGTCCAGCTTGCCGCCTAAGGCTTGCAAAACCGCCTCCGTGGAGAAGCCGGCGACGGCCTTTTGCCGGCGGGACGGCACGTAGGGCTTGACCTTCTGCTTGCGCAGGGGATAATTGGCCAGGGCCCACTCCAGGAGCTGCCGGGCCATTTCCACCGCTTCCGGGGGCTTGTAATCCAGGTTTTTCTCCACTTTAGGCAGGCGCACCAGGTCATTCACCGACGCCAGGGTCACCTGGTATTTCTCCGCATATGGATGAAGATTGGGCGGTGAACAATTCTCATCCATGGCGAACAAATCCACCGCCCCGGTGGCCAGCAGGGGCTCAATGGAGAGCCAGTTCCCGGTATGGCCTACAAAGACCTCATCCATGGGAAAACGCTGCAGCATTTCCTGCCCCGTTTCGATGGAACCGACAATCCTAATCCCTTTAGCGCCTATTTGCCTTGCTCTCTCCTGCCACTCCGGTTTTTTGGCTTCCATGAGGGTAGCAATACCCAGCCAGGGTTCGTGGCCGTTAAAAACAATATTCACGTAATCCGGGTCCAGGATGCCCAGGTCCATGTTCACTTCATGAGGGGCCGGGGTGCCGAAGAGGATATCCTGCACCATTTCCAGGGGAATCTGGGCCCCGTAGATGCAGGCAATGCTCAACCGGAGGGCCTTGCGCGCCAGGGAAATATAATCACCATCCACGTTGGTCAAGCAGCTGGCGGTGGCATCCTTGATTTCATGGAGCACCCCCGCGGGAAAGATGGCTAAATCCTGCCACACTTTTTGCCTGGCGATAGGAGCAAAAGCGGTAATGGTTTTCGACGGCTCCCGGTAATCGGCGGACAGCTCCGCCAAGAAAAAGTCCGCCAGTCTTTCCGCTTGCTCCTCTACGGTACCGGCGGTGCTTAAGCCCAGTTTTTCCAGCATATAAGTCAACTTACCGGTATCCGTGATCTGAAAAGGCGTTTTCCCCTGGGCCGTAGCTTTCAAAGTGCTGAAGGCCATGTAGGCATGATGGGAATAGGTGGCGGTGCCCATCACATTCCGCAGCAAGAAATCCCGCATGGCCATAGCATCGGGGCTGATGCCGCACACCCCCAGTTCCGCCCCTGCTTTGGGCGAAATCCGGCAGGGCCCGTTGCTGCAGAGCTGGCAGCTCACTCCTTCCGTGCAGAAGTTGCAGCGGATCTTGGCTTGCGGGTCAAACCGGTCAAAGACGGTGCTCATCCCGTCGGGCTTCAGCCTTTTTTCATACATTTCCTGTACGGAATCATGGTAGCTGACCCGCCCGTCAATACGGAAAGTACTTTCTTTGCCCATATCCAGCCTCCCAAGAATCATGTTTTCTGTATTATGCCCGTTATATGGGAAAACATGATTTGGGAGGGGCGGGAATCTTCCCCTTCTCCATGGCAATCCGCATCATCTGTTCTTTCTTGTTCACAGGAGGCACATAAATCTCTTGCCGCCGCACCAGAGCGATGGCACCATGCTTGCATCCCCGGATGCAGGCACCGCAGCCTAAGCATCTCTCCTGGTTTAAAACGGCTTTCCTGCTCTTCTTGTCACCCGGCACCCTTTCTTCCACTTTTATGGCACGGACATGGCACCGCTTGGCACAGCTGCCGCAGCCGGTACACAAGTCTTCGTTAATACGCGGGATAAAATTGCTGGGATGAGCGGCCAGAATGCCGTATTCATTAGTCTTCCGCAATGCTTCACAGCAGCAGCCGCAGCAGTGGCAAATGTAGGCCGGCTTCTTCTGCACATTATCGGCCAAGTGCACTAAACCCAGTTCCTCCGTCTTGTCCAGCACCCGCAGCAGTTCATCCACGGTGGCCCGGCGGGCAAAGCCCCTTCTGATGAGCCATTCAGCGGCATTGCCCAGGGAGGTGCACACATCTTCAATGGGGGCATCGCAGTTAGTCCCCAAATGCTGGGCCTTGTGCCGGCAGTAGCACATAGTCAGGGCGCCGCCCCCCGCATCCCGGATCATTTCCGAAGCCTTCTCATAGGATAGGACTTCCGTCTCCACCTCCTCGGGCATCAGGCTTTCGTAAGCCCAGGTCTGAAATAATTTGGTCTGGGAATTGAACAGCTCCTTAACCACTACCGGATCTTGGAAATAAGCATGGAACAGCTCCGCCAGTTCCTGCAGCGGGAGCTTGTCAGTCACCCGCATGAAAGTATACTCAAAGAAGCCGATGACCAGGGGGCTGAGCATGTAATAGACGGTATCGTCACGGGGAATGTCGATTACCAATCCCTTGTTGGCCATGTCGTCCAAATGCTGCCGCAATTCCTCTGGGTCCAGGCCCATGATGTCCACCAGCTTTTCAAACCTGACCAGGCCCTGCGGGAATTTGGCGCCGATCATGGCCTGGACTTCCGTATACATGATGTGTAGTATGCGCATCAGAGTCTCATTGAGCGGCGCCCCCACCGGGTTTTGATCGAGTCTTTGGGCCAGTGCCTTAAACACATCTTGTTTCGCCACGCTTAAATGTCCCATGTAAAACTCCCCCTTAATTGTCCCGGCAGCCGGAGGCTGCAGGAAAAGTTAAGAAATTACCGAATTATACAAATATATTTAACATTGATGACTGAATACCTGCTCAGTAAAGAAAAAATCCCCGGCGGGGACCCGTTTTTTTAGACAGGAGGTCCCAAGACAGGGCACAGGCAGGCAGCGTCCTGCCCTGTCATGGCAAACAGTTTTTTGCCGCCCCGGGTCCGGGGGGGATCAACAACACCCGGTTTAGCTCCTGACAATGGCCTCCACGGGGCAAACCTGGACACAGGAGCCGCACCCGTTGCAGGCACCGGTAATATGATAACCTTGCCACACGGATGAGATCAGGGCAGGTCCGGTGTAGCCGTCGTCAACGGCCTGCTGGGGGCAGATGACACTGCAGCTGCCGCAGGAAATGCAGTCACCGGTAATGCGGTAAGACATGGCAGGGCCTCCTTACCCAGAATACCTGTCCTTATAACTGTTCCCCAAAAGAATAATCTTCATGTACCCTTGTCAATTTTTGCCTAGGGATAATATAATGGAGGCAAGGTCATTAAATCCAAGGGGGAGTAGACGTTGATGTGGAAAGAGAAATACCGTCTCGGAGTACAGAACATCGATGAACAGCATGAAGAACTCTTCCGCAGGGTGTCTGAATTTGTCCTAGCTCTTCGCCAGGATGGATCTTGGGAAGAAAAATTGCCAAAAGTCAAAGAAACCCTGGCCTTCATGCAAAGCTACGTCATCACTCACTTCGCCGACGAAGAAGCCTACCAGAGAGAAATGCAGTACCCTGGTTATGAAGAGCACCGCCGGATACATGAGGACTTTAAAGCGGAAGTCCATGAGTTCGCCAGGCGGTTTGAAGAGGAAGGCTATTTGGAAGACACCGTGCAGCAGTTTGCCGGTAAGCTTCTTGCCTGGTTAATCAACCACGTGGCGGCCACTGACCAGCAGATAGCCCATTTTGTTTCGGGACAAGGGAGGTCAAATAATGAAGGCTGAGTATGTCAATCCTTTTTATCAAGCGACTATTAATGTTTTCAAGCTGATGCTTGATATAGATGTGATGCGGGATACGTCCAAAGCGCTGCAGCAGATGCTGGGGAAACAGGAAGTAGGCGTGATCATTGAAGTGGAAGGGGACTTGTCCGGGTACATTCTCTATCGCTTCCCGGATACCATGATTCTGGAAATGGTGAAAATCATGTCCGGCCTGGAATTCGATCAGGTCGACAGCTTCGTCACCTCGGCCCTGGCCGAAGTATCAAATATCATCAGCGGCAACGCGGTTTCCAGTTTGTTTAACCAAAACTACCGCTGCAACATCAAACCCCCGCGGATTGTTTTGGAAGACAGCAAACCCATATGCCTGGAATGCCCACCGGGCGAACCGGTACTCAGGCTGCCCTTGCAGACCCCCATCGGTAAGCTGGAGATCGACATGGCCCTCAAGGAAACCAGCCAACGGGTGCAGTAAGCGGGCGCCCACAGGATCCAGCTATTTCGTCCAAACCAACCCATGCAGGGTGAACTGCCCCTGCCCTCCCGCCAACCGGTCAAACGCCACTTTCACCGGCAGGTTGTCCAGAGGCAGTTGGAAACTGGTATTACCGGTGAGCTTTTCCTGCAGTTCCAACCCCGGAACAAAGCTTCCCACCTGAATTCTTTCCGGCACGAGCCTGATGGTGCCGGGCTGTTCCAGGACGAGAGTTCCGGCCAACAACAAAGGCAGTTTCTGCCCGGCCACCGTGAAGGAGGCGGTCAGTTGCAGCTTATTGCCCGCAATGGATACTGCTAAATTTTGCAGAGGCAGGTTCAGCCGCCCGGACAAATACTCGGCAAGATTTTCCTCCGTTACCATGACCCGGATGGCGCCGGGCTCCTGAAAAGAATAATTAAAACCACCGTGAAGCCAAGCGGCCCACCAGCTGAACTCCACCCGGCACAATTCTCCCTGCAGTTCCGCCAGGGTTAGGTCGTTCAGCCGGACATGCTTGGCTTTTATATGCAGCGTATCGATCCTTCCCTGCAGCAGTTCCCAAGGAGGAAAAGTTTCCACCCGTACCTCCACCTCTGCGGCGGGCCACTGGGCGGCCGCTCTGGTCAAGGCTCGCTCCGCCAAAGGAATCAAGGTCAGCTGGGCCAGAACACCCAGCAGCACAGCCACCAGCCCGAACCTGCCCACCCACTTGAACCACAAAAAAACCACCCCCCACCATTCTATGACCGGTGGAGAGCGGTCATGTCTAAATTAGCGCCAGGCGTCTCTTACCCGCCGGCGGCAGGCAACCGGATCATAGTTTTCCCCGGGCCTGCTCTTTCAGGTAGGCCCTGATGAAAGGCATGATTTCACCGTCCATCACCGCCTGAACATTACCGGTTTCCACGTTGGTCCGGTGATCTTTCACCAGAGAATAGGGATGAAACACGTAAGAGCGGATTTGGCTACCCCAGGCGATTTCCCGCTGCTCGCCCCGCAGTTGGGCCAGTTCTTCCTCCTTCTTCCGCATCTCCAGTTCCCACAGCTTGGCCTTCAACATGGCCATCGCCATCAAGCGGTTAGCGTGCTGGGAACGCTCATTCTGGCACTGGACCACGATGCCCGTGGGCAGGTGGGTAATCCGCACGGCGGAGTCAGTTTTGTTCACATGCTGCCCGCCGGCACCGCCGGAACGGTAAGTATCGATTTTCAGATCCCCCGGGTCGATGGTGATCTCCGCCGTATCATCTACCTCCGGCATGCATTCTACGGAAGCAAAGGAGGTATGCCTGCGTCCGGACGCATCGAAGGGCGAAATCCGGACCAGCCGGTGGACACCTTTTTCCGCTTTTAAATACCCATAGGCATAGTTCCCTTTCACCAGCAAGGTGGCGCTTTTAATCCCCGCTTCATCGCAGGGCAGGATGTCCACCACCTGCACTTGAAAGCCGTTTTGCTCGGCAAACCGCATGTACATGCGCATCAGCATCTGGGCCCAGTCCTGGGCCTCGGTGCCGCCGGCACCGGCATGAAGGGTCAAGAAAGCATTATTGCGATCATACTCGCCGGAAAGCAGCGTCTCCAGTTCCATGTCTTCCACGGCTCTTTCCAGCTGCCCCAGATTGCCGGCCAGCTCCTTCTCCATGGCCTGGTCATCTTCCGCCAGGGCCAGTTCCAAAAGCTCCCGGATATCTTCCCAGTCATGCTCCAGGGCATAAAAGGCGGTTAATACTTCCCGGTGAAAACTCAAGCTTTGGGTCACCTGCTGGGCCAACTCCCGGTTATCCCAAAAGGTGTCCGCCAGCATCTGGTTTTCCAGTTCTTTTACCTTGGCTTCCCGGTTTTCGATGTCAAAGAGAAACCCTCAATTCTTCTATTCTTTGCTTTAATTCCCCCAACTTGGGCCTTAAATCAACCAGCATCCGATCAGCTCCTCCCGGTTATGCATTTTTACCACAGCACTTCTTGTATTTCTTGCCGCTGCCGCAGGGGCAGGGGTCGTTGCGCCCCACTTCTTGTTTCTTGCGGATGGGCTGCTTGGCCCCTTCCTCCGCGTACTTGTTTTCCACCAGATTCGTGGGCCCGGTTCTTTGCTCCACCACCCGCACCCGGAAAATGAGGCGGGTAACGTCTTCTTGAATATCGGCGATCATGGCGTTAAACATCTCATAGCCTTCATAGCGGTATTCCACCAGGGGATCCCGCTGGCCGTAAGCCCTCAGACCGATCCCCTGCCGCAGCTGGTCCATGGCATCGATGTGATCCATCCACTTGGTGTCCACCACCCGCAAGATGATCATGCGCTCCAGCTGCCGCATGGTTTCGGCCCCGATTTCCTGTTCCCGGGCTTCGTAAAGCTCCCGGGCCTTGGCGTGAAACATTTCCCTGATCTCTTCTTTTTCCATCTTCGCCAAGTCATCGGGGGTCAAGGTATGCCCCGGCAGGAAAGTCTGCTCCGCATACTGGAGCAGGGAGGCTAAATCCCATTCTTCCGGGTACTCGCTCACCACGGCAAACCGGTCCACGGTCCGGTCGATAACCGTATCGATCATGTCCAGCACGCTGTCTTTCAGGTTTTCCCCTTCCAGCACCCGGCGCCGCTGGGCGTAAATGACTTCCCGCTGCTGGTTCATCACGTCGTCATACTGCAGGACGTGCTTGCGGATTTCGAAGTTGCGGGCTTCTACTTTCTTCTGGGCTGACTCGATGGATTTAGAAATCAGCGGGTGATCGATGGGGGTATCATCATCCATGCCCAGCTTATCCATCAGCCCGGCAATGTTGTCCGAGCCAAATAATCTCATCAAGTCGTCTTCCAGGGAAATGTAGAACCGGCTGGAACCGGGGTCCCCCTGCCGGCCCGCCCGGCCCCGGAGCTGGTTGTCAATGCGGCGGGATTCGTGGCGCTCCGTGCCAATGATGTGCAGGCCGCCCAGCTCCACCACCCCTTCGCCGAGGACAATATCGGTGCCGCGGCCGGCCATGTTAGTGGCGATGGTCACCTGGCCCTTTTGCCCGGCCCGGGCGACGATTTCCGCTTCCTGCTCATGGTACTTGGCATTAAGCACCTGGTGAGGAATACCCTTCTTCTTGAGGGCCTCGCTCAGCATTTCCGATTTCTCAATGGACACGGTACCCACCAGCACCGGCCGCCCGATGCGGTAGCAATCCTCGATTTCCCGGATCACCGCGTCAAACTTGCCTTTTTCCGTCCGGTAAACCACATCGGGATGATCAATCCGGATCATGGGTTTGTTGGTGGGGATGACCACCACGTCCATGCCGTAGATCTTGATGAATTCCTGCTCCTCCGTTTTCGCGGTACCGGTCATCCCGGCCAGCTTTTTGTACATGCGGAAATAATTTTGGAAAGTAATGGTCGCTAAAGTCTGGGTTTCCCTTTCAATCTTGACCCCTTCCTTGGCTTCAATGGCCTGGTGCAGCCCCTCGCTGTACCGGCGGCCGTACATCAGCCGCCCGGTGAATTCATCCACAATGATGACCTGCCCGTCTTTGACCACGTAATCCCGGTCTCTCTTCATGAGCACGTGGGCTTTCAAGGCATTGTTCACATGATGGCTCAGTTCCGTGTTGGTATCATCGTAGAGGTTCTCAACGCCCAGCATCTGTTCCACCCGGGCCACCCCTTGTTCCGTCAAGGTGACTACCCGGGCTTTTTCATCGACGGTGTAATCGTCCCCGGCTCTGAGCCTGGGGATGATCCTGGACACGGTGTAGTACAGCTGGGTAGGTTTATCCGCTTGACCGGAAATAATTAAAGGGGTGCGGGCTTCGTCAATTAAAATGCTGTCCACTTCGTCCACGATGGCGTAGTGCAGGTCCCGCTGTACCACCTGGTCCAGGGACAAGGCCATGTTATCCCTCAAATAGTCGAAACCGAATTCATTGTTGGTCCCGTAAGTAATGTCGGCCGCATAAGCTTGTTTTCGCTCTTGGAAGCTCAAGCCGTGCACAATCAAGCCCACTTCCATGCCCAAAAACCGGTAGATCTGGCCCATCCATTCACTGTCCCGGCGGGCCAGGTAATCGTTCACGGTAACAATGTGGACTCCCTTGCCGGTTAAAGCATTCAGGTAAGCGGGCAAAGTAGCCACCAGGGTTTTACCTTCCCCGGTCTTCATTTCCGCAATCCGGCCTTGATGCAGGACCATGCCGCCCATGAGCTGTACATCAAAATGGCGCATGTTCAGCACCCGCCGGGCTGCTTCCCGGACCACGGCAAAGGCTTCCGGGAGAAGAGCATCCAAGGTTTCTCCCCGGTCCAGGCGCCCGCGAAATTCTTGTGTTTTATTCCTCAGGGCCTCGTCAGACAGCTGGCTGATCTCCGGCTCCAGCGCGTTGATCTGCTCCACCGTTCTATTCAGGCGTTTGATTTCCTTCGTGTTATCGTCCAGCAGGTTCTTGAAAAACTTGAGCATTGCATATATGCCCCCTTGTAAAAAGAGAAGGAACCTATCAGGTTCCCCTAATTTGCATTACATTATTTTATCACTAATATCCTTTAATTACAACTCACCGGCCGGGCCCGGCTTTACTGGCACCCCGAGGACTGCTTCTTGGCGCTTTGCTCCTCTATCTGCTTGAGTTTACCGGTCAACACCTCAAAGGCCTTCCGGTCCCGGTGATCCAAAGCCTGGTCGATCATGGCCAGCAGCATCTCCCGGGTCAACTCCTGCCTGGCCTGGGTATTTTCCTCCACCGTTTGCTCCCTGGCGGCGCAGAATTGGCAGAAAAAGGACCGGTTAATAGAAAGATATAACTGCAGCGTATCCCACTCTTCCGTTTCCAATAGTTCCAAAGCTTTTTCCACTTCGTATATGACCTGCCCGTTTAAGCGCAGGACAAAAGGATACGTGTAAGTCCCCCTGGCGGCCACCAGCAGGAGATTGCCCTGGAGAGGTACCTGGTTGACAGGCACGGTCCTTTCCAACAAGGCATCGCTGGATAATAAACGGCGCAGGATCATTTCCGCACCTGGAGCCGCCAACCGGTGACTGTCCAGAAACCAATAGATTAACTCTCTTTTCTCGGCAATGGAATGACCCACAGAGTTCACCACCTTCAACTATATTCTAGAGGGTTTCTCCCTGCCGGGCAATGGAATGTTCCAGTACCAACACCACTTTTTTCAGTTTATTCTAAAGTATTGCCAAATGCCCGGCCCGGACAAGCCGGCCAACTCAGAAACAGCTTTTACCGCCGCCTGCCGGAAGGATTGGAGACTTGTGTAATTAATCACACAATCCGCCAAATAAGAAGCCCTCCGGCCGGTAGCCGCCGGCCCGGGGGGCTGAACACATCAACTGACGGTCCAGAAACCTAAATCAAACCCTTCCTCTTTTTTGTAGCGGTTAAAGAGGTAGTGCCGGAACCGGACATATTCCCGCAAATCACAGTCAATCCCTATTTCCGCCATTTTCTCGATGAATGTTTCGATCTTGGGCGGGCAGCCCGGGATTTTGACTGCATGGTTGATATGAGGATTGTCCTTGTTCAAGTGGACGGCGCATTTGCCGAATAAGACGGAATGATCAAAGCCCGGTGAGGCCAGCTGCTTCTTGCCGGTCACCACCTCC includes the following:
- a CDS encoding DUF2225 domain-containing protein; translated protein: MNLEVLEKLKKLGTVKRFAKGDFICYEGDVGTEMFIILSGEVAVYGNSFKCVQEKFAVLGRGEFFGEMAMLDNLPRSASGIAETDVIVLSIPKENFQRLIREVPEMAFAIMTTLSRRIRQLEARLLEACEIKPVQAANNEALAGEPAVASPVDQAQPLDRLGLLPEGHKVYGILARETDKDFLLEKRVTCPVCDGEFVAKNPRMSKLRLNKRENDLREIYVDFEPLWYNIRTCPYCLYSEHYNDFDKLGHVSPERLRPYREKALQLQGKVSLPPADPLSIDRVFLSYYLAIYFAEAEKENPLALGKLYLALSWLYRDVGDEELYHRSWNLAFDNYYQAYYGNTNLRLEPEHEQLLCLILGELYLRKGDINEALRHFYYGIRNQDGTPFYNNWARDRYMEVKELRKG
- the cooS gene encoding anaerobic carbon-monoxide dehydrogenase catalytic subunit; this encodes MGKESTFRIDGRVSYHDSVQEMYEKRLKPDGMSTVFDRFDPQAKIRCNFCTEGVSCQLCSNGPCRISPKAGAELGVCGISPDAMAMRDFLLRNVMGTATYSHHAYMAFSTLKATAQGKTPFQITDTGKLTYMLEKLGLSTAGTVEEQAERLADFFLAELSADYREPSKTITAFAPIARQKVWQDLAIFPAGVLHEIKDATASCLTNVDGDYISLARKALRLSIACIYGAQIPLEMVQDILFGTPAPHEVNMDLGILDPDYVNIVFNGHEPWLGIATLMEAKKPEWQERARQIGAKGIRIVGSIETGQEMLQRFPMDEVFVGHTGNWLSIEPLLATGAVDLFAMDENCSPPNLHPYAEKYQVTLASVNDLVRLPKVEKNLDYKPPEAVEMARQLLEWALANYPLRKQKVKPYVPSRRQKAVAGFSTEAVLQALGGKLDPLLEVIKQGKIQGVVAIVNCATLKNGPQDWMTVNLAKELIKRDILVIAGGCGNHGLEVAGLANLEALAYAGPGLKEIGGALQIPPVLSFGTCTDTGRISMLVTALAEALGVDTKDLPVAVSAPEWMEQKATIDGIFALAFGLTTHLSPVPPVTGGPELVRVLTAGLEGLTGGKVMLGDDPEQVAEDLYQVIKQKRGALHI
- a CDS encoding 4Fe-4S binding protein, with product MGHLSVAKQDVFKALAQRLDQNPVGAPLNETLMRILHIMYTEVQAMIGAKFPQGLVRFEKLVDIMGLDPEELRQHLDDMANKGLVIDIPRDDTVYYMLSPLVIGFFEYTFMRVTDKLPLQELAELFHAYFQDPVVVKELFNSQTKLFQTWAYESLMPEEVETEVLSYEKASEMIRDAGGGALTMCYCRHKAQHLGTNCDAPIEDVCTSLGNAAEWLIRRGFARRATVDELLRVLDKTEELGLVHLADNVQKKPAYICHCCGCCCEALRKTNEYGILAAHPSNFIPRINEDLCTGCGSCAKRCHVRAIKVEERVPGDKKSRKAVLNQERCLGCGACIRGCKHGAIALVRRQEIYVPPVNKKEQMMRIAMEKGKIPAPPKSCFPI
- a CDS encoding 4Fe-4S binding protein produces the protein MSYRITGDCISCGSCSVICPQQAVDDGYTGPALISSVWQGYHITGACNGCGSCVQVCPVEAIVRS
- a CDS encoding hemerythrin family protein gives rise to the protein MMWKEKYRLGVQNIDEQHEELFRRVSEFVLALRQDGSWEEKLPKVKETLAFMQSYVITHFADEEAYQREMQYPGYEEHRRIHEDFKAEVHEFARRFEEEGYLEDTVQQFAGKLLAWLINHVAATDQQIAHFVSGQGRSNNEG
- a CDS encoding chemotaxis protein CheX — translated: MKAEYVNPFYQATINVFKLMLDIDVMRDTSKALQQMLGKQEVGVIIEVEGDLSGYILYRFPDTMILEMVKIMSGLEFDQVDSFVTSALAEVSNIISGNAVSSLFNQNYRCNIKPPRIVLEDSKPICLECPPGEPVLRLPLQTPIGKLEIDMALKETSQRVQ
- a CDS encoding DUF2993 domain-containing protein produces the protein MWFKWVGRFGLVAVLLGVLAQLTLIPLAERALTRAAAQWPAAEVEVRVETFPPWELLQGRIDTLHIKAKHVRLNDLTLAELQGELCRVEFSWWAAWLHGGFNYSFQEPGAIRVMVTEENLAEYLSGRLNLPLQNLAVSIAGNKLQLTASFTVAGQKLPLLLAGTLVLEQPGTIRLVPERIQVGSFVPGLELQEKLTGNTSFQLPLDNLPVKVAFDRLAGGQGQFTLHGLVWTK
- a CDS encoding peptide chain release factor 2 (programmed frameshift), translated to MLVDLRPKLGELKQRIEELRVSLDIENREAKVKELENQMLADTFWDNRELAQQVTQSLSFHREVLTAFYALEHDWEDIRELLELALAEDDQAMEKELAGNLGQLERAVEDMELETLLSGEYDRNNAFLTLHAGAGGTEAQDWAQMLMRMYMRFAEQNGFQVQVVDILPCDEAGIKSATLLVKGNYAYGYLKAEKGVHRLVRISPFDASGRRHTSFASVECMPEVDDTAEITIDPGDLKIDTYRSGGAGGQHVNKTDSAVRITHLPTGIVVQCQNERSQHANRLMAMAMLKAKLWELEMRKKEEELAQLRGEQREIAWGSQIRSYVFHPYSLVKDHRTNVETGNVQAVMDGEIMPFIRAYLKEQARGKL
- the secA gene encoding preprotein translocase subunit SecA; translated protein: MLKFFKNLLDDNTKEIKRLNRTVEQINALEPEISQLSDEALRNKTQEFRGRLDRGETLDALLPEAFAVVREAARRVLNMRHFDVQLMGGMVLHQGRIAEMKTGEGKTLVATLPAYLNALTGKGVHIVTVNDYLARRDSEWMGQIYRFLGMEVGLIVHGLSFQERKQAYAADITYGTNNEFGFDYLRDNMALSLDQVVQRDLHYAIVDEVDSILIDEARTPLIISGQADKPTQLYYTVSRIIPRLRAGDDYTVDEKARVVTLTEQGVARVEQMLGVENLYDDTNTELSHHVNNALKAHVLMKRDRDYVVKDGQVIIVDEFTGRLMYGRRYSEGLHQAIEAKEGVKIERETQTLATITFQNYFRMYKKLAGMTGTAKTEEQEFIKIYGMDVVVIPTNKPMIRIDHPDVVYRTEKGKFDAVIREIEDCYRIGRPVLVGTVSIEKSEMLSEALKKKGIPHQVLNAKYHEQEAEIVARAGQKGQVTIATNMAGRGTDIVLGEGVVELGGLHIIGTERHESRRIDNQLRGRAGRQGDPGSSRFYISLEDDLMRLFGSDNIAGLMDKLGMDDDTPIDHPLISKSIESAQKKVEARNFEIRKHVLQYDDVMNQQREVIYAQRRRVLEGENLKDSVLDMIDTVIDRTVDRFAVVSEYPEEWDLASLLQYAEQTFLPGHTLTPDDLAKMEKEEIREMFHAKARELYEAREQEIGAETMRQLERMIILRVVDTKWMDHIDAMDQLRQGIGLRAYGQRDPLVEYRYEGYEMFNAMIADIQEDVTRLIFRVRVVEQRTGPTNLVENKYAEEGAKQPIRKKQEVGRNDPCPCGSGKKYKKCCGKNA
- a CDS encoding IDEAL domain-containing protein; translation: MKVVNSVGHSIAEKRELIYWFLDSHRLAAPGAEMILRRLLSSDALLERTVPVNQVPLQGNLLLVAARGTYTYPFVLRLNGQVIYEVEKALELLETEEWDTLQLYLSINRSFFCQFCAAREQTVEENTQARQELTREMLLAMIDQALDHRDRKAFEVLTGKLKQIEEQSAKKQSSGCQ